The DNA sequence CGTCGTGGTGGCCGCGATCCTGGCTGGGCATATGAGGCTGTGAATTCATGGCCACGCCGCCGTGAGAGGCAGCCCAGTCGTGCAGTGGCGAAGGGGCAAGTGGAGAGCCGTGGCGAAAGGGGGACATGTCTCGAGAGATGCTCGAGGTAGGCGAGTGGTGGACGGTGTTGAGGTGCTGGCTATTGGCGGCATTGATGCGCTGGTTGAACACATCATTGGGCGCGGCCGTCACCTGGCTCTGCTGCGGCGAGGAGGTGATTGTGAAGTTTGGGTTGTACAGCTCGTCGCCGTAGACGTCGGTCATGGTGCGGCCCAGCTTGGGGACGTTGGCGTTTGCGTGGCCTGTTGTAAAGAATGAgtcttgtgcttcttcttcttcatccaccaGGACGAGGTCTTGCTTACCTTGCTGCCTTCTTCTATCAGACATGTCCATGTCTCCGGTGATGGGGGTGGCGGGCGAGTCTCCCGCTATTGAGCTTGCCACGGAGGCGGGATGTGATCGCGTGAGGCCGTTGGCAAAGTCGGGCGCTGGGAGCAGGTTGCGATCCTGGCGCAGCTTGTGGTGGCCGGCGCCAGGGCCCTGGATGACGGGATATGCCATCTCGACGGGCGAGTGCTCCATGTGGTGGAAGTTTGAGTAGGGCGCCATGGTCTTTGCCAGGTGGTAGTAGCTTGGGGTGGCGGAGCTCAGGCTGATGTCGCTCGAGTGCATGTCCATGAAGCCGTCACCATTGGCGTCGGTGACTGCAATCTGGGGGTTCGCAATGTGCGAATTGAAGGGCGACGCCGGCCCTGTCGATCCCAGCGACGACAGCGAGGACTCGCGCTGGTGGGCTAGGCGGCCAAACTTGGGAGTCGAGAACCTTGCGGCGGCTTCCCAGGAGTCGGGCCGCATCGAGTCGGGCGAGAAGGCGTTGACGATGGCGGCGTCCAGCGTCTCGAGGTTGGACGAGGAGAGCTCGACGGAGGGGAAGATGGGCGACGAGAAGGTGAAGTCGGAGCTGTGGTTGCTGTTGTCCTGGCCAAAGGTGAAGTCGtggtgaggatgatgagagtAGTTGctgtactgctgctgttgctgttgctgttgctggtgtTGATACTGCTCGTATGATGATCTGCTGTGGTCCACAGATAGCATGGTGGTTGAAGAGATGTAGATTTTGCGGTTTGGAGAGTTCGATCTGACGGCGATGTGGTGGCAAAACGCTTTGCTTTATATCATCCCAGACGCCCAGGCCGGCCCTACCGGTTTCGTCAACGTCGATGCTTGGAGGGCTGGAGACAGTTcggagggagggaggggggggaggggtggGAACTGGCGTTGGTGCGCTGCCGAGGTGGAGGGGGCGTGCGGCAGAAAGTGGGAAGCCCCGATGCACTAGGCGCATGCAATACGTACTCCGACCCAAAGAGAAGTGACCAGAATCAGACCCAGAATCAGACCCAGCAGGACTAGCACGCAGACTCAGCCAGACCAgggcagcagctctgccctGCCAGACTGCCGACAGAAGCATCCGGGGAGCCGCGGCTTGGCCCTACAGTatgaagagcaagaggcTGCGTTTGGTAATCCAGCGCTGGGCTTCGACTGTCTGATTACACACGCACCGCGGTCACACAGAAATTGCCTGTCCGGGGAGCATCTCTGCGCCAAACGGGCAAAGCCCTCCGCGCAGATGCTGCCAGGACAAAAACCTTCGGACTGGCAGTTCCGAGCGTTCCCTCGCAGCGACTGAACCGCGTATGACTAAGTGCGCTTGAGTCGGGACGCCCAGTCAGTTTCATTTGTCATGCAGTACAAATGGAACATTAAATCAAATCATTTGCACAGCGAGTGAATGTGTGCAATTCGTCTGCCGGTCCTTGCATGGCTGCGTTAACCTCGGCAGGGAGTGCAGTGCGTATGTGCGTCGATGAGTCGTAA is a window from the Trichoderma atroviride chromosome 5, complete sequence genome containing:
- a CDS encoding uncharacterized protein (EggNog:ENOG41), producing MLSVDHSRSSYEQYQHQQQQQQQQQYSNYSHHPHHDFTFGQDNSNHSSDFTFSSPIFPSVELSSSNLETLDAAIVNAFSPDSMRPDSWEAAARFSTPKFGRLAHQRESSLSSLGSTGPASPFNSHIANPQIAVTDANGDGFMDMHSSDISLSSATPSYYHLAKTMAPYSNFHHMEHSPVEMAYPVIQGPGAGHHKLRQDRNLLPAPDFANGLTRSHPASVASSIAGDSPATPITGDMDMSDRRRQQGHANANVPKLGRTMTDVYGDELYNPNFTITSSPQQSQVTAAPNDVFNQRINAANSQHLNTVHHSPTSSISRDMSPFRHGSPLAPSPLHDWAASHGGVAMNSQPHMPSQDRGHHDAQFFQQQMVKTTQPATPQTISPKDAVLEFNESSEEPNMPLFSHQPINFGMDHMGRILPDNGAAASGGYGQGDNASHHSMHHVPSQHAGMAAHVPQRYPFIAYPPATGDASASQLSSADSNTSGSAAYSTPVPQSRPAGANADGGTYTCTYHGCTLRFETPSLLQKHKREGHRQSHALGGARQQQQQQHHDHSGMTSSLLNSQAGPHRCDRINPSTGKSCNTIFSRPYDLTRHEDTIHNAKKQKVHCNLCTEEKTFSRADALTRHYRVCHPDVELPGKHRRRGGA